One Kitasatospora sp. MAP12-44 DNA segment encodes these proteins:
- a CDS encoding oligopeptide/dipeptide ABC transporter ATP-binding protein — protein sequence MTFPVAGGLRGRRAGIKAVDGVSFGVAPGETLGLVGESGCGKSTTGRMLVRLLDPTAGRVDFQGKDITRIGQRELRPLRSRMQIIFQDPFASLNPRQTVQQIISAPLRAQGTAAAEIRREVRELVELVGLAPEHLERYPHQFSGGQAQRIGIARALATRPALVVADEPVSALDVSIQAQIVGLMERLQRELGVAYVFIAHDLAVVKHISHRVAVMYLGRIVEIGDKEEVYDRPAHPYTRALLSAVPLPDPAAERARERIVLLGDPPSPANPPSGCTFHPRCPKAQDVCRSEPPLLRISGAGQRQVACHFPDN from the coding sequence ATGACCTTCCCCGTGGCGGGCGGCCTGCGCGGGCGGCGGGCCGGGATCAAGGCGGTGGACGGTGTCTCCTTCGGCGTCGCGCCGGGCGAGACCCTCGGACTGGTCGGCGAGTCCGGCTGCGGCAAGTCCACCACCGGGCGGATGCTGGTGCGCCTGCTGGACCCCACCGCAGGGCGGGTCGACTTCCAGGGCAAGGACATCACCCGGATCGGCCAGCGCGAGCTGCGTCCGCTGCGCAGCAGGATGCAGATCATCTTCCAGGACCCGTTCGCCTCGCTGAACCCGCGGCAGACCGTCCAGCAGATCATCTCGGCTCCGCTGCGCGCCCAGGGCACCGCCGCCGCCGAGATCCGGCGCGAGGTACGGGAGTTGGTGGAGCTGGTCGGGCTCGCCCCCGAGCATCTGGAGCGCTACCCGCACCAGTTCTCCGGCGGCCAGGCTCAGCGCATCGGCATCGCCAGGGCGCTGGCCACCCGGCCGGCCCTGGTGGTGGCGGACGAGCCGGTCTCCGCGCTCGATGTCTCCATCCAGGCGCAGATCGTCGGCCTGATGGAGCGCCTGCAGCGCGAGCTCGGCGTCGCGTATGTCTTCATCGCCCACGACCTGGCCGTGGTGAAGCACATCAGCCACCGGGTCGCGGTGATGTACCTCGGCCGGATCGTCGAGATCGGCGACAAGGAGGAGGTGTACGACCGGCCGGCGCACCCCTACACCCGTGCGCTGCTGTCGGCCGTCCCGCTGCCCGATCCGGCGGCCGAGCGGGCCAGGGAGCGGATCGTGCTGCTCGGCGACCCGCCGAGCCCGGCCAACCCGCCCAGTGGCTGCACCTTCCACCCCAGGTGCCCCAAGGCCCAGGACGTCTGCCGCAGCGAACCCCCGCTGCTGCGGATCTCCGGTGCCGGTCAGCGGCAGGTCGCCTGCCACTTCCCGGACAACTGA
- a CDS encoding ABC transporter ATP-binding protein, producing MTLLEVNDLAVEFSTAEGTVQAVKGIDFAVERGQTLGIVGESGSGKSVTSLAVMGLHRGAKVSGSVRFDGAELIGAPEETLRKLRGRRIAMVFQDALTALHPYFTIGDQIAEAHRAHYGSGRKASWARAVEVLGDVGIPEPARRAGEYPHQFSGGMRQRAMIALALSCEPDLIIADEPTTALDVTVQAQVLDLLMRLQQERGLGIIVITHDLGVIARVADEVLVMYGGSAVEQAGADTLFTAPRHPYTRGLLESLPRLDAAEGEPLHSIPGNPPSLLAPPAGCAFHPRCPVYAAADAEQRALCTAGRPPLRLVATAHRNACVRLEVAS from the coding sequence GTGACGCTGCTCGAAGTCAACGACCTCGCAGTGGAGTTCAGCACCGCCGAGGGCACCGTCCAGGCCGTGAAGGGGATCGACTTCGCGGTCGAGCGCGGTCAGACCCTGGGCATCGTCGGCGAGTCCGGCTCCGGCAAGTCCGTCACCTCGCTGGCCGTGATGGGCCTGCACCGCGGCGCGAAGGTGAGCGGCTCGGTGCGCTTCGACGGCGCCGAGCTGATCGGCGCCCCGGAGGAGACGCTGCGCAAGCTGCGCGGGCGGCGGATCGCCATGGTGTTCCAGGACGCGCTCACCGCGCTGCACCCGTACTTCACCATCGGCGACCAGATCGCCGAGGCGCACCGCGCGCACTACGGCAGCGGCCGCAAGGCGTCCTGGGCGCGCGCGGTGGAGGTGCTCGGCGATGTCGGCATCCCCGAGCCGGCCCGCCGGGCGGGGGAGTACCCGCACCAGTTCTCCGGTGGGATGCGGCAGCGGGCGATGATCGCCCTGGCGCTCTCCTGCGAGCCCGACCTGATCATCGCCGACGAGCCGACCACGGCGCTGGACGTCACCGTGCAGGCCCAGGTGCTCGACCTGCTGATGCGCCTGCAGCAGGAGCGAGGCCTCGGCATCATCGTGATCACCCACGACCTGGGCGTGATCGCCCGGGTCGCCGACGAGGTGCTGGTGATGTACGGCGGCTCGGCCGTCGAACAGGCCGGTGCCGACACGTTGTTCACCGCGCCGAGGCACCCCTACACCCGCGGCCTGCTGGAGTCGCTGCCCCGCCTGGACGCCGCCGAGGGCGAGCCGCTGCACTCCATCCCGGGCAACCCGCCCTCGCTGCTGGCCCCTCCGGCCGGCTGCGCCTTCCACCCCCGCTGCCCGGTGTACGCGGCGGCCGACGCCGAGCAGCGGGCCCTGTGTACCGCGGGACGTCCGCCGCTGCGGCTGGTGGCGACCGCTCACCGCAACGCCTGCGTCCGCCTGGAGGTGGCTTCATGA
- a CDS encoding ABC transporter permease: protein MTSFLIRRLFGVAVTLLVVCAVTFCIFYLLPADPATQFCGKDCAPDQVALIRKQMGLSAPLIVQFGHYVQAIFAGRTMGSGNYAVQCHFPCFGYSFQTGRPVWDLMMDRLPTSASLAIGAAVIWLLLGLGAGVLSALRKNTWIDRTLMVGTIGVAALPVYFTAMILLYVVVSVLGLMPYPRYVAFTDDPVGWLQNLLLPWITLALTFAAIYARMTRSSVIETLAEPYVRTARAKGLPERRVVGRHGLRPALTPIATMLGMDLGGLLAGALITESLFGLPGVGKLFADSLAKSDQPVVMGITLLASFFIIMSNLVVDLVYAWIDPRARVA from the coding sequence ATGACCTCCTTCCTGATCCGCCGCCTGTTCGGGGTCGCGGTCACCCTGCTGGTGGTCTGCGCAGTGACCTTCTGCATCTTCTACCTGCTGCCCGCCGACCCGGCCACCCAGTTCTGCGGCAAGGACTGCGCGCCCGACCAAGTGGCCCTGATCCGCAAGCAGATGGGCCTGAGCGCCCCGCTGATCGTGCAGTTCGGCCACTATGTGCAGGCCATCTTCGCCGGCCGCACGATGGGCAGCGGCAACTACGCCGTGCAGTGCCACTTCCCGTGCTTCGGCTACTCCTTCCAGACCGGCCGCCCGGTCTGGGACCTGATGATGGACCGGCTGCCCACCAGCGCCTCGCTGGCGATCGGCGCGGCGGTGATCTGGCTGCTGCTGGGCCTGGGCGCCGGGGTGCTCTCGGCGCTGCGCAAGAACACCTGGATCGACCGCACCCTGATGGTGGGGACGATCGGGGTGGCCGCGCTGCCGGTCTACTTCACCGCGATGATCCTGCTCTATGTGGTGGTCTCGGTGCTCGGCCTGATGCCCTATCCGCGCTATGTCGCCTTCACCGACGACCCGGTCGGCTGGCTGCAGAACCTGCTGCTGCCCTGGATCACCCTGGCGCTGACCTTCGCCGCGATCTACGCCCGGATGACCCGCAGTTCGGTGATCGAGACGCTGGCCGAGCCGTATGTGCGCACCGCGCGGGCCAAGGGCCTGCCCGAGCGCCGGGTGGTGGGCCGGCACGGGCTGCGCCCGGCGCTGACGCCGATCGCCACCATGCTCGGGATGGACCTGGGCGGCCTGCTCGCCGGGGCGCTGATCACCGAGTCGCTGTTCGGCCTGCCGGGGGTCGGCAAGCTCTTCGCCGACTCGCTGGCCAAGTCCGACCAGCCGGTGGTGATGGGCATCACGCTGCTCGCCTCCTTCTTCATCATCATGTCCAACCTGGTCGTGGACCTCGTCTACGCCTGGATCGACCCGAGAGCGAGGGTGGCGTGA
- a CDS encoding ABC transporter permease, with product MTAPLSTGHPGGAGAAAGDPDPAAPTPEDQLTASPWQLAWQRLRRQRAAMAGFGIIVFFVLAALLAPVLTAISGSGPDTTDKNAIDPYLGGLPRGSAGGMSPKHWLGVEPMLGRDIFARLLYGAQISLTVAFSAAVMITVIGVLLGITSGYFGGRIDTLISRFMDVMMSFPSLIFMMALLSVVQNVNRVMLLIVVMSLFTWPYIARVIRGQTMSLKHREYVEAARASGTSSARILLTEILPNLTGTIIVYLTLAIPGLIGAEAGLTYLGVGVRPPTPSWGQMIADSSLYYKVDPMFFILPCACLFLMVLAFTLLGDALRDALDPKGSRG from the coding sequence ATGACCGCCCCGCTCTCCACCGGCCACCCCGGGGGAGCGGGCGCGGCGGCCGGTGACCCTGACCCCGCCGCTCCCACCCCCGAGGACCAACTCACGGCCTCACCCTGGCAGTTGGCCTGGCAACGGCTGCGCCGCCAGCGCGCCGCGATGGCCGGCTTCGGCATCATCGTCTTCTTCGTGCTGGCCGCGCTGCTCGCCCCCGTGCTCACCGCGATCAGCGGCAGCGGCCCGGACACCACCGACAAGAACGCCATCGACCCCTATCTCGGCGGCCTGCCGCGCGGCAGCGCGGGCGGCATGAGTCCCAAGCACTGGCTGGGAGTCGAACCGATGCTCGGGCGCGACATCTTCGCCCGGCTGCTCTACGGCGCGCAGATCAGTCTCACCGTCGCCTTCAGCGCGGCCGTGATGATCACCGTGATCGGCGTGCTGCTGGGCATCACCTCGGGCTACTTCGGCGGCCGGATCGACACCCTGATCAGCCGCTTCATGGACGTCATGATGTCCTTCCCCAGTCTGATCTTCATGATGGCGCTGCTCTCGGTGGTCCAGAACGTCAACCGGGTGATGCTGCTGATCGTCGTGATGAGCCTGTTCACCTGGCCCTACATCGCCCGGGTGATCCGGGGTCAGACGATGTCCCTCAAGCACCGCGAGTACGTGGAGGCGGCCCGCGCCAGCGGCACCTCCAGCGCGCGGATCCTGCTCACCGAGATCCTGCCCAACCTCACCGGCACGATCATCGTCTACCTCACGCTCGCCATCCCGGGCCTGATCGGCGCCGAGGCCGGACTCACCTACCTGGGTGTCGGAGTGCGCCCGCCCACGCCGTCCTGGGGCCAGATGATCGCCGACTCCTCGCTCTACTACAAGGTCGACCCGATGTTCTTCATCCTGCCCTGCGCCTGCCTGTTCCTGATGGTGCTGGCCTTCACCCTGCTCGGCGACGCGCTGCGCGACGCGCTGGACCCGAAGGGCAGCCGCGGATGA